TCGACAAAGTTTTTCCAAAACTGCGACTGCTCAAGTTGCCTCTGCAATTTTTCGGACCGGATCAGATTGCAAAAATGCCTTTCAACACGACGTTTGCCGCCGGTGCGAGCCCTGCTGAAACGCTGGAAAAATTACAGATCAAACTGCAGCAAAAAGGATTCAAGACTGTCGTACACGGCAACGAGCTTGCCGCCGAATCAGGAAAAATTGGACGGTATGCGCCAACTACTACCCACATCGGTCTTCTGTTGTTGCTGCTTGGAGTGACGATCACCTCATGGACAGGGTTCTCAGGATTCAAGCCAGTACGCCTGGGAGAAGATCTTTCCTTTCAAGACTCAGAACACTCAAAACAGTGGATCGGCAAACTACCGACCTGGAAAGTGCATGTAGATGCCACCAGACGCGAAGACTATGAATCAGGCGATGCCAAACAATGGTATTCGGATCTTTCAGTCATCGATGAGAAAGGCAAAGTCTTAGAGAAACAGCAAATTTCAGTCAACACCCCACTTGAGTATAAAGGCGTCGACGTCTATCAATCGAGCTGGGGACTTGACCAGCTGGTCATTGCCTTCAACGACAACGAAAAAGCTCTCGATTTGCGCCAGATGGGCAAACTCTACGCAGCATTCCTGCCACTCGACGGGGAGACTGTTCTGATCATGTCTCTGCGCAATCAGACCGCCCCGCTCAGGCTCTTTGCCAAAAGACCCGACTGGGAAGCACCAAAACTTATCACTGAAATACAGCAAGGCAAATCAGTCAAGTTAGGCTCTGTAGAAATCAAATATGTACGACCTGTACCGGTCACAGGATTGCAATACAAAAGCGATCCCGGTTTGCCCATCACTTACATAGCCTTTGGCTTCATCATGCTCGGAGTGATGCTGGCGGCAATTCCGTTCCGCCATGTGTGGGTGAGTGTATCAAAAGACGGCGCCGAGTCGGGTTCAAAAGTTTCTATCGGCGGGCGCTCAAAGAAAGCAAAAGTTGGTTTCGAAAGAATGATCACTAAAATCATCGAGTCTATGCAAGCAGAGCTGCCTCCACCCGTAGTGGCAACTGCAGTCGACCCGGAGACTGAAGTGCAAGGCACAGAAGCAGAACCGCCTAAGAACCTGGACCTGTTTCAAGCTGGTCCGTCCACATCCATCAAGGAGTAAAAATCAATGTCTGACTTCCAGTTAGCTTTGACAAACACAGCCGGCGTGTCATCAGTAATGTCATTCTGGGTCTTCGTCGCCTCCAATGGCGTCAAGAAATACCACGACAAGATGATGACAGCAGCATCAATAGTGATGGGTGTTGGCTTTGTGGCACTGACTCTGGCGATCATCGCGCGGGGCGTAGAAGCACAGAGGTTCCCACTGGCAAACCTCTATGAATCACTGCTCTGGTTCGCCTGGGCAACGATGGGCGGCTATCTGGCACTGGCAAGCGCATATGGCATTCGCCAGTTAGGCTGGCTGGCTGCTATGTTGGCGGCGACAATGTTCCTTTATGGCAGTTGGCTTCCTGCCAATCAGCAAACCATCACTCCACTGGTGCCGGCACTGGTGAGCTACTGGCGGCAAATTCATGTGCCACCATTGATAGTATCGTATGCGATGTTCTTCTTGAGCGGTTTGTCTAGCTTGCTTGAACTTTTCCATGCCAGACGCAAAGTCTCACTGACTTTGTCTATTACAACGATAGTGCTCGCCTTCACAGCGATCGGGCTGGGCACATTCACCTCAGTTGACACTAAATGGTTGCAACTACTCTTCGTCGGAGCCAGTCTCACGGGCACCATCGGCGCCTACTATGCGCTGAAAATTCAGAGCGGCGAAGCGAATCAGAAACAAGCGGAGATATATGATGATGTGAGCTATAGAGCCATCGCCATTGGCTTTCCACTGCTCACTATCGGTATCATCACTGGCGGGCTCTGGGCCAATCACGCCTGGGGCACATACTGGTCGTGGGACCCTAAAGAATCGATGGCTCTTGTAACGTGGCTGAGCTACGCCGCATACATCCATCTGCGCGTGCACCACGAGGCCTCTGCCGAAAAACTCTCGGTTGTATCGGTGGCCGGATTACTGCTCACACTGCTCACCTACCTGGGCTTCAATTCACTGGGCTTTGGCGGTTTGCACAGCTACGGCAAGTTCAAGTAAAAATCGGCAAAACGCACACAGGGAGCCTCTTATCAGGCAGCCGGTAAACGGCGACGAAAGAGGAAGTAAACGTGCACAAAAGAGCAAGTAAAGAGCCCGTAAAGTCGAGGAGTTCTAGGGTAAACCCGATTACCAAGTGTTGAACGGAACATTTAAATAAGAGAGGCGTCTGAAATCTAGGCGGGCTTTGAAAAAAGGATTGAGCGTCTTTAAGAGGCGAACTTTTGTGCGCCTTTAAGCAAAGTCGGATGTCTGGTACGACGCCAAGTTGAGGACCGAGTACCAAATGGATTCTACGAGAGCGGCCAAGCGCCGATAGATAAACTATGACAAGAAAGTACGCAGTAGCAGTAGATGACAACCTGGAAGATGACCTGTTACCGGGTGCCACCGGTTTTTCGTTCGCCGATGAAGTCGATGAGAGCTCGCTTGGAGATGATACCGACGAACTTGAAGAGCCAATTCGTGCGCGCGGCCGTGGCGTGGTTTCAGAAGATCCAATCCAGTTATACCTCCGTTCGATTGGTCGAATCAAACTGCTCGCAGCATCAGAAGAAATC
This is a stretch of genomic DNA from Candidatus Melainabacteria bacterium. It encodes these proteins:
- the ccsB gene encoding c-type cytochrome biogenesis protein CcsB is translated as MSDFQLALTNTAGVSSVMSFWVFVASNGVKKYHDKMMTAASIVMGVGFVALTLAIIARGVEAQRFPLANLYESLLWFAWATMGGYLALASAYGIRQLGWLAAMLAATMFLYGSWLPANQQTITPLVPALVSYWRQIHVPPLIVSYAMFFLSGLSSLLELFHARRKVSLTLSITTIVLAFTAIGLGTFTSVDTKWLQLLFVGASLTGTIGAYYALKIQSGEANQKQAEIYDDVSYRAIAIGFPLLTIGIITGGLWANHAWGTYWSWDPKESMALVTWLSYAAYIHLRVHHEASAEKLSVVSVAGLLLTLLTYLGFNSLGFGGLHSYGKFK